In the Leptospiraceae bacterium genome, one interval contains:
- a CDS encoding glycosyltransferase family 2 protein produces MPISACIITLNEEDILESCLKSLDFVDEIIIVDSHSTDRTLEIAKKYKAKTFLRKFDNYVNQKNYCLKKASHDWVLALDADEVVSQKLKQEILLLKENIFSKYDAFYLPRLSFYLGQWIYHGGWYPNYQIRLFKKSISKFEGQLVHEKVITTGKLSYLKNSLLHYSYKNISDHLKFIDKYSDLTAKERFREGKSCSVVLAVGKAFWKFVWMYFFRLGFLDGKAGLIISILGSYYNFLKYIKVYELKINSSRTNH; encoded by the coding sequence ATGCCTATTTCTGCTTGCATAATTACACTTAACGAAGAAGATATTCTTGAATCGTGTTTGAAGTCTTTAGATTTTGTAGATGAGATTATAATTGTAGATTCTCATTCAACAGACAGAACTCTTGAGATTGCTAAAAAATATAAGGCAAAAACTTTTTTACGAAAGTTTGATAACTACGTAAATCAAAAAAACTACTGTTTAAAAAAAGCATCCCATGATTGGGTGCTGGCATTGGATGCCGATGAAGTTGTCTCACAAAAACTCAAACAAGAAATTTTGTTATTAAAAGAAAATATTTTTTCAAAATACGATGCTTTTTATTTACCCAGACTTTCTTTTTATTTAGGGCAATGGATATATCATGGCGGGTGGTATCCCAATTACCAGATAAGGCTTTTTAAAAAATCTATCTCCAAATTTGAAGGACAACTCGTACACGAAAAAGTTATAACCACGGGTAAACTTTCTTATCTGAAAAATTCTTTACTCCATTATTCTTACAAAAATATTTCAGACCATTTAAAATTTATAGATAAGTATTCTGATCTTACTGCAAAGGAAAGATTCCGTGAAGGTAAATCTTGTAGCGTAGTCCTTGCGGTTGGTAAAGCATTTTGGAAGTTTGTTTGGATGTACTTTTTTCGGTTGGGATTTTTAGACGGAAAAGCGGGTCTGATTATTTCTATACTTGGCTCATACTATAATTTTTTGAAATACATAAAGGTTTATGAATTAAAAATCAATTCGTCCAGAACCAATCATTGA
- a CDS encoding tRNA (cytidine(34)-2'-O)-methyltransferase, which translates to MNVVLYKPEIPPNTGNIGRLCVNTDSILHIVGGASFDFSEKSVRRAGLDYWEYLKIHFHTNWEEFLKFIDSGSAIYYVSKFGSKIYSNIKYPNNPYLVFGNETKGLPPEILSKAEIDKIVKIPMGENSRSINLSNAVAIVLYEALRQTRNWKE; encoded by the coding sequence TTGAATGTAGTACTTTATAAACCAGAAATCCCTCCAAATACAGGAAACATAGGAAGGCTTTGCGTAAACACTGACTCTATTTTACATATTGTGGGCGGAGCAAGTTTTGATTTTTCAGAAAAATCTGTAAGAAGGGCGGGTTTAGACTATTGGGAATATCTAAAAATCCATTTTCATACAAATTGGGAAGAGTTTTTGAAATTTATTGATTCCGGTTCGGCAATTTACTATGTTTCAAAATTTGGTTCAAAGATATATTCAAATATAAAATATCCAAACAACCCCTATTTAGTTTTTGGTAACGAAACTAAAGGGCTGCCGCCTGAAATTCTTTCTAAAGCTGAAATTGATAAAATTGTCAAAATTCCAATGGGGGAAAATTCGAGAAGTATAAATTTAAGCAATGCGGTAGCAATCGTATTGTATGAAGCACTCAGGCAAACAAGAAATTGGAAAGAATAA
- a CDS encoding crossover junction endodeoxyribonuclease RuvC — protein sequence MKIIGIDPGSHRIGYSVVERDEIKKNKLSIVSYGTIEVPPNTISPENLLIIRNELKMILEEHIPEFASVEELFFSKNQKTAKNVFESRGVILLTLIEAKIKIIQPTVSQIKKGITGNGNADKKQVKKAIQLLFGIKNLTGHDDSWDAIAAAFVGFSMIGSGRIDF from the coding sequence GTGAAAATCATCGGCATTGATCCCGGCTCTCATAGAATTGGTTACAGTGTTGTAGAAAGAGACGAAATAAAGAAAAACAAATTGTCCATTGTTTCCTATGGAACAATCGAAGTTCCACCAAATACAATTTCACCGGAAAATTTATTAATCATTCGCAATGAATTGAAAATGATCCTCGAAGAGCATATTCCTGAATTTGCAAGTGTAGAAGAATTATTTTTTTCAAAAAATCAAAAAACAGCAAAAAATGTTTTTGAATCACGCGGGGTCATCCTATTAACCTTGATTGAAGCCAAGATAAAAATCATTCAGCCTACAGTTTCACAAATTAAAAAAGGAATCACAGGCAATGGAAACGCAGACAAAAAGCAGGTCAAAAAAGCGATACAACTACTCTTTGGAATTAAAAATTTAACAGGACACGATGATTCATGGGATGCTATTGCTGCAGCATTTGTAGGATTTTCAATGATTGGTTCTGGACGAATTGATTTTTAA
- a CDS encoding spore coat biosynthesis protein F: MSGTHSTHSVFAFVQARSGSTRLPRKVLKTLPEKSNLTILDHIYLRLKQVLPEDRIVFLIPDNDTELKKFLTQRQFLFFEGSENDVRERYILASEKFGAKEIIRLTGDNPFLDVSYLELLCEALNDSLADIASFSNIPIGMGGEIFTNHALCESPSVNLQDRHREHVSLHIKEDSQKFQFIKLQSYLSAEEILISKKIRLTIDEDKDFELAEKVYLELCKDNFFFGVKEVISLYKEKPEIFTINDSVEQISFSVNISSKNSKQKIQIIYAPLNTHGTGHFERSKILHVKLSALGYNVSLSSKFQINENFDLAIIDYRDVILPENFYSKKILLIDNFGPDRDQFYHFDVLPHPKINFQNSLQNILYPSIIDYYKVQNTETKTILTYAGGRNRDESIRLDKFLFETFGSEFRYIRVGGELNSPFPVEVIFRLSRNEYVNLLSACSCFCTYFGQSLMESVYLEKKTLIYSISDYHTELGEFFSLNSNSIFLGPLNKLRKISVDQIHKSNLIIQNSGYKNLIKKIQDILN; encoded by the coding sequence ATGAGTGGTACACATTCAACGCATAGTGTTTTTGCTTTTGTTCAGGCTCGTAGCGGCTCGACGAGACTACCAAGGAAAGTGTTAAAAACACTTCCTGAAAAATCAAATCTAACTATATTAGATCACATTTATCTTAGATTAAAACAAGTACTGCCTGAGGATAGAATTGTTTTCCTTATTCCTGACAATGATACAGAATTAAAAAAATTTCTTACTCAAAGACAATTTTTGTTTTTTGAAGGTAGTGAAAACGATGTAAGAGAAAGATATATTTTAGCATCTGAAAAATTCGGAGCAAAAGAAATTATTCGTTTAACAGGGGATAATCCTTTTCTTGATGTTTCGTATTTAGAATTATTGTGTGAAGCATTAAACGATTCATTAGCAGATATTGCCTCATTTTCAAATATTCCAATTGGAATGGGTGGAGAAATTTTTACAAATCATGCGTTATGCGAATCACCTTCTGTCAATCTGCAAGATAGACATAGAGAGCATGTCAGCCTTCACATTAAGGAAGACTCACAAAAATTTCAATTTATAAAATTACAATCATACTTGTCAGCAGAAGAAATTCTGATTTCAAAAAAGATACGACTTACGATAGATGAGGATAAAGATTTTGAATTAGCAGAAAAAGTATATTTAGAATTGTGTAAAGATAATTTCTTTTTTGGAGTTAAAGAAGTAATTAGTTTGTATAAAGAAAAGCCTGAAATTTTTACGATCAATGATTCTGTAGAACAAATATCTTTTTCTGTGAATATATCCTCAAAAAACTCAAAACAAAAAATTCAAATTATATACGCTCCCCTAAATACACACGGTACAGGGCATTTTGAAAGAAGTAAAATCCTCCACGTAAAATTATCTGCCCTTGGGTATAACGTATCTTTAAGTTCAAAATTTCAGATAAATGAAAATTTTGATTTAGCTATAATTGATTATAGAGACGTGATTCTTCCTGAAAATTTTTACTCAAAAAAAATACTTTTAATAGATAACTTTGGACCAGATAGAGATCAATTTTATCACTTTGACGTATTGCCTCATCCAAAAATCAATTTTCAGAACTCTTTACAAAATATTCTTTATCCTTCCATAATAGATTATTACAAAGTTCAAAACACCGAGACAAAAACTATCTTAACTTATGCGGGCGGTAGAAACAGAGATGAATCGATACGTCTCGATAAATTTTTGTTTGAGACTTTTGGTTCTGAGTTTCGATATATTCGAGTGGGAGGAGAGTTAAACTCCCCCTTCCCTGTAGAAGTAATATTCAGATTGTCTCGAAATGAATACGTAAATCTTTTAAGTGCATGCTCATGTTTTTGCACGTATTTTGGTCAAAGCCTTATGGAGTCGGTCTATCTCGAAAAAAAAACACTCATCTATTCTATCTCAGATTATCATACGGAGCTTGGAGAATTTTTTTCTTTAAATTCTAATTCAATCTTTCTTGGGCCACTGAACAAACTTAGAAAAATTTCTGTGGATCAAATTCACAAATCAAATCTGATCATTCAAAATTCGGGGTACAAAAATCTAATCAAAAAAATTCAGGATATTTTAAATTAG
- the uvrB gene encoding excinuclease ABC subunit UvrB, producing MSAFQIESPYKPAGDQVKAIEEIANAFEKNKHSITLVGVTGSGKTFTMAEIISKINKPTLVLSHNKTLAAQLFREFKDFFPTNAVEYFVSYYDYYQPEAYVPSSDTYIEKDMSMNEEIDKLRLRATSSLLERKDVVIVSSVSCIYGLGSPEEYMNAHLILNKNESIDRNSVIKKLLHIQYNRNDTDFSRGNFRVRGDTIEIMPAYHDEGIRIEFFGDEIESLSRFHPVSGKLISKLDRIAVYPAKHFITSSPMVEEAIKNIKQELEERLVYYKEKNKPLEAERIESRTNYDMEMLQEMGYCNGIENYSRHLTGRKAGERPACLIDYFPKDFLLIIDESHVTVPQIGGMYAGDRSRKETLVEFGFRLPSALDNRPLNFREFEALTPFTLYVSATPAEYELKKSEAVVEQIIRPTGLLDPLIEVRPVKNQIEDLLMEINKRKDKDERVLVTTLTKKMSEDLTDYFKEMGVKVAYLHSEIETIERVEIIRDLRKGIYDCIVGINLLREGLDIPEVSLVAILDADKEGFLRNYKSLIQTIGRAARNVNGLAILYADKVTDSMKLAQEETLRRRKIQEEHNKKFGISPKSIKKEIADILHREEKILQEEEILLNEIEKEFNLQKFKTPAVLKVKLKEEMLKAAEELNFEKAAILRDKMMKIK from the coding sequence ATGAGCGCTTTTCAAATAGAGTCTCCCTATAAACCAGCAGGAGATCAAGTCAAGGCAATTGAAGAAATCGCAAATGCCTTTGAAAAAAACAAACACTCTATTACTCTTGTTGGAGTTACCGGCTCAGGAAAAACATTTACTATGGCAGAAATTATTTCTAAGATAAATAAACCTACCTTAGTATTGTCTCACAATAAAACTTTGGCAGCCCAACTATTTCGTGAATTCAAAGACTTTTTTCCTACTAATGCAGTTGAATATTTTGTGTCCTATTATGATTACTACCAGCCCGAGGCTTACGTTCCTTCTTCCGATACCTATATAGAAAAAGATATGTCTATGAATGAAGAAATTGATAAGTTACGACTTAGAGCGACTTCTTCATTGTTGGAAAGAAAAGATGTAGTGATAGTCAGCAGTGTGTCTTGTATTTATGGTTTAGGCTCACCTGAAGAATACATGAACGCACATCTGATCTTGAATAAAAATGAATCTATTGATAGAAATTCTGTTATAAAAAAATTACTTCATATTCAATACAATAGAAACGATACCGATTTTTCGAGAGGAAATTTTCGAGTAAGGGGAGATACTATTGAGATAATGCCTGCCTACCACGATGAAGGAATTCGTATTGAATTTTTCGGAGACGAAATAGAATCACTCTCCAGATTTCATCCGGTTAGCGGGAAATTAATTTCAAAATTAGATCGAATTGCAGTGTACCCTGCGAAGCACTTTATTACTTCCAGTCCGATGGTAGAAGAAGCCATAAAAAATATCAAACAAGAACTGGAAGAAAGGCTTGTATATTATAAAGAAAAGAATAAACCTTTAGAAGCCGAAAGAATCGAGTCTCGTACAAATTACGATATGGAAATGCTTCAGGAAATGGGCTATTGCAATGGAATTGAAAACTACTCCAGACATTTAACAGGTAGGAAGGCGGGAGAAAGACCAGCGTGCTTAATCGACTATTTTCCAAAAGATTTTCTTTTAATCATTGATGAATCTCATGTAACAGTACCTCAAATTGGAGGAATGTATGCAGGAGATCGATCCAGAAAAGAAACCTTAGTAGAATTTGGTTTTCGCCTTCCGAGTGCTTTAGACAATCGCCCCCTCAATTTCCGGGAGTTTGAGGCGCTTACTCCATTTACTTTGTATGTGTCTGCAACACCCGCCGAGTACGAATTAAAAAAAAGTGAAGCAGTAGTAGAGCAAATTATTCGACCGACAGGTTTACTCGATCCTTTGATTGAAGTGCGTCCCGTAAAAAATCAAATTGAAGATCTATTAATGGAGATTAATAAAAGAAAAGACAAGGACGAAAGAGTTTTAGTTACAACTCTCACAAAAAAAATGTCTGAAGACTTGACAGATTATTTCAAAGAAATGGGAGTTAAGGTTGCCTACTTGCATTCTGAAATTGAGACAATCGAAAGAGTGGAAATCATTCGAGACCTAAGAAAAGGGATTTATGACTGTATTGTAGGAATTAATTTATTAAGAGAGGGATTAGATATTCCTGAAGTTTCCTTAGTTGCTATTTTGGATGCTGACAAAGAAGGTTTTCTAAGAAATTACAAATCTTTGATTCAAACAATCGGGAGGGCTGCACGTAACGTAAATGGGCTTGCAATTTTGTATGCAGATAAAGTTACCGATTCGATGAAATTGGCACAAGAAGAAACTCTCCGAAGACGAAAAATCCAAGAAGAGCACAACAAGAAATTTGGAATCTCTCCTAAATCTATAAAGAAAGAAATAGCCGATATACTTCATAGAGAGGAAAAAATTCTTCAAGAAGAAGAAATCCTTTTAAATGAAATCGAAAAGGAATTCAACCTCCAGAAATTTAAAACTCCTGCTGTCCTCAAAGTAAAACTAAAAGAAGAAATGCTAAAAGCCGCCGAAGAGCTAAACTTTGAAAAAGCGGCAATTTTACGGGATAAAATGATGAAAATCAAATAA
- a CDS encoding amidohydrolase family protein, with protein sequence MKFFTLFIFSAFLSSFLQIGSLKSEEIIIKNVKYLKPGMYEWSEVVDIAIGSGKIKSILPIQKKRHNDLKEKYLIPSFCDSYVTLGADSLGFQNNYSGIKKALQSFLLHGFTKIQSIGDGYWVKAIKDEIDKGKILGPEIIISERPIIIKSPETENLPNQLYYVAKDKESLEEEVKNQIKKKSRLINIFHRFDKNTTYNYDAKILNQIVKLANTENKEILVSAFADRQSIIESLSSGVRAIAHPIGTDVQEDFTPLYSNELKWIPLFNVYKFQKNQGKKELLQDFQYMKEKSPFFKANYSELMEKSLKQTNLTPEDQILANKEYTSYISFFEKNQALSNKMILGSGSGNFFSFPGISGLMELKVIFDVTLDMKSILKIATENSCSFLSSEKEGTIQEGNKANLLVLKKSPFSGFDNLFSIQEIYKNGKKFLPENQKETTTEIKNIKKRKKDGKKKK encoded by the coding sequence TTGAAATTTTTCACTCTATTCATATTTTCGGCTTTCTTGAGTTCATTTCTGCAAATAGGCTCTTTAAAATCTGAAGAAATTATTATAAAAAACGTAAAATATTTAAAACCGGGCATGTATGAATGGAGCGAAGTAGTAGATATTGCTATTGGAAGCGGAAAAATCAAATCTATCTTGCCTATTCAAAAAAAGAGACATAATGATTTAAAAGAAAAATATTTGATTCCATCGTTTTGCGACTCTTATGTAACTTTGGGTGCAGATTCTTTAGGGTTTCAAAATAACTATTCAGGAATTAAAAAAGCTCTCCAATCGTTTTTACTTCACGGATTTACCAAAATTCAATCAATCGGAGATGGTTATTGGGTGAAGGCAATAAAAGATGAAATCGACAAAGGTAAAATTTTAGGTCCTGAAATCATAATATCTGAAAGACCTATAATCATAAAATCACCGGAAACCGAAAATTTACCAAATCAACTTTATTATGTAGCAAAGGATAAGGAATCCTTAGAAGAAGAAGTCAAAAATCAAATCAAAAAAAAAAGTCGATTAATTAATATTTTTCACAGATTTGATAAAAATACAACATACAATTACGATGCAAAAATTCTAAACCAAATTGTAAAACTCGCAAATACAGAAAATAAAGAAATTTTAGTGAGCGCTTTTGCAGACAGACAATCTATAATCGAATCTTTATCCTCAGGGGTTCGGGCAATTGCACACCCGATTGGGACGGATGTTCAAGAAGATTTTACTCCATTGTATTCCAATGAATTAAAATGGATTCCTTTGTTTAATGTATATAAATTTCAAAAGAATCAAGGAAAAAAAGAATTGCTGCAAGATTTTCAGTACATGAAAGAAAAAAGCCCTTTTTTTAAAGCAAATTATTCCGAGTTGATGGAAAAGTCTCTAAAACAAACAAACCTCACCCCAGAAGATCAGATTTTAGCAAACAAGGAATATACATCGTATATTTCATTTTTTGAAAAAAATCAAGCTCTTTCTAATAAAATGATTTTAGGAAGCGGAAGCGGAAATTTTTTTTCTTTTCCGGGTATTAGTGGACTTATGGAATTGAAAGTGATTTTTGATGTCACTTTGGATATGAAATCTATTTTAAAAATTGCAACAGAAAATTCTTGTTCATTTTTATCTTCTGAAAAAGAAGGCACGATTCAAGAAGGAAATAAAGCCAATTTGCTGGTTCTAAAAAAAAGCCCATTTTCCGGATTCGATAATTTATTCAGTATTCAAGAAATATACAAAAACGGTAAAAAATTTTTACCGGAAAATCAAAAAGAAACTACAACAGAAATAAAAAATATTAAGAAAAGGAAAAAAGATGGAAAGAAAAAAAAATGA
- a CDS encoding spiro-SPASM protein, whose amino-acid sequence MNLLEFHPSLVSIFLTQENVEQIENYSNLVFKFSEKLKEVFPNLKIFVNQDIEILKKYFLDIQAIHSTDELDFLQKVTEKLPPSISGDSDIDEVFFVYIPGIFPLLDTNLTQELLSRHKKYLSQYSYSENLPAGIVPFFISREFVLSLPKKLETATHEYLLKNINNYDVEIFYSPPDLRQYRLNFSLKDSRSSVLVDSLLKENSKTTYKEILPLLMKFPKIFRSSPSYIEIELFRGCDLKCTFCPRQYISNDSDGQYLNTEFLQSLFKDMNEYFHSPFSVCFGGMGEPLLHPEFNDIVKAALFTDSLKELIVETSLSTDIDNLIQFIEGLSLGEKKKLTFIVNLSTLDEKQYHSIYGKNILPDLLKKINQLEKFLQKGNLHVQIIKMKEVENQIENYFNFFEEKQINVILQKYNRYAELMPEKRVSDLTPIKREFCWHLTRDMYICHDGSVAICRQDFQNSIGNLNTNSIIEIWNRGLDSFSNSLHGNHSLTKAPCLQCDEWYTFNA is encoded by the coding sequence ATGAATCTACTCGAATTTCATCCTTCTCTTGTTTCAATTTTCTTAACTCAGGAAAATGTAGAGCAGATAGAGAATTACTCAAATTTAGTTTTTAAATTTTCAGAAAAATTAAAAGAAGTTTTCCCTAATTTAAAAATTTTTGTTAATCAAGATATTGAAATTTTAAAAAAGTATTTTCTTGATATTCAAGCGATTCACTCAACTGATGAGTTGGATTTTTTACAAAAAGTAACTGAGAAATTACCACCTTCTATTTCAGGGGATAGTGATATAGATGAGGTTTTTTTTGTTTATATACCTGGAATCTTTCCTTTACTTGATACAAACCTAACCCAAGAATTACTTTCTCGTCATAAAAAATATCTTTCTCAATATTCTTACTCTGAAAATCTTCCAGCTGGAATAGTTCCCTTTTTTATATCGAGAGAATTTGTGTTATCTCTCCCTAAAAAATTAGAAACGGCTACTCATGAATATTTATTGAAAAATATAAACAATTACGACGTAGAGATTTTTTATTCTCCGCCTGACCTTCGACAATACCGTTTGAATTTTTCTTTAAAGGATTCACGCTCATCAGTTTTAGTAGATTCCTTATTAAAGGAAAATTCTAAGACCACTTACAAAGAAATACTCCCTTTACTCATGAAATTCCCTAAAATATTTCGCTCATCACCGTCTTACATTGAGATTGAATTGTTTAGAGGTTGTGACTTAAAATGCACTTTCTGTCCGAGACAATATATTTCTAATGATTCAGATGGTCAATATTTGAATACAGAATTTCTGCAAAGTCTTTTCAAGGATATGAATGAATATTTTCATTCTCCTTTTTCAGTTTGTTTTGGTGGAATGGGAGAGCCTTTGCTCCATCCAGAATTTAACGATATAGTCAAAGCTGCTCTTTTCACTGACTCCTTAAAGGAGCTTATTGTAGAAACATCTTTGTCCACCGACATTGATAACCTGATTCAGTTTATCGAGGGTCTTTCACTTGGAGAAAAGAAGAAACTTACCTTCATTGTAAATTTGAGTACGTTAGACGAAAAGCAATATCATTCTATTTATGGAAAAAATATTTTACCCGATCTATTAAAGAAAATAAATCAATTGGAAAAATTTCTTCAAAAAGGCAACCTCCATGTTCAGATTATCAAAATGAAAGAAGTCGAAAATCAAATAGAAAATTATTTCAACTTCTTTGAAGAAAAACAAATCAATGTGATTTTACAAAAATACAATCGTTATGCAGAACTAATGCCTGAAAAAAGAGTAAGCGACCTAACTCCAATCAAAAGAGAATTTTGTTGGCATCTCACGAGAGATATGTATATTTGCCACGACGGCAGTGTGGCAATTTGCAGACAAGATTTTCAGAATTCTATAGGCAATCTGAATACGAATTCAATAATCGAGATTTGGAATAGAGGACTTGATTCTTTTTCTAATTCTCTTCACGGAAATCATTCCTTAACAAAAGCACCTTGTTTGCAATGCGATGAGTGGTACACATTCAACGCATAG
- a CDS encoding ATP-binding protein: MAFELSPVEIEKEIKTLLMNGLLGNSKDFAAWVQMETKRKFRELPSISVEAVTELLEKLKISGDVVSSKFDSREYTISEQLSSTLKVINSESYTLLGAHVFSPLQYVRSRLEYFLRRNQVSEEMTLDVSIAVIEAMENAVKYGDGEIIEIKYSLDKSKLFKISILNNIKEFNLQNDIDRGKFSSTATLMRGMMVMQKLFDKMDLDILENNKQALFTAEKKVN; this comes from the coding sequence ATGGCTTTCGAGTTATCTCCTGTAGAAATTGAAAAAGAAATCAAGACTCTATTAATGAATGGTCTTCTTGGTAATTCAAAAGATTTCGCTGCTTGGGTGCAAATGGAAACAAAAAGAAAATTTCGAGAACTTCCTTCTATATCTGTAGAAGCTGTAACAGAGTTACTGGAAAAGCTAAAAATTTCAGGGGATGTAGTTTCCAGCAAATTTGATTCAAGAGAATATACAATTTCTGAACAATTATCCTCCACTTTAAAAGTCATTAATTCAGAAAGTTACACTTTATTGGGTGCCCATGTATTTTCTCCATTGCAATATGTTAGAAGCCGTTTAGAATACTTTTTAAGAAGAAATCAAGTTTCCGAAGAAATGACTTTGGATGTTTCGATAGCTGTGATTGAAGCGATGGAAAACGCAGTGAAGTATGGCGACGGAGAAATTATAGAAATTAAATATTCATTAGACAAGTCAAAATTATTTAAAATAAGTATATTAAACAACATCAAAGAGTTTAATCTTCAAAATGATATTGATAGAGGAAAATTTTCTTCAACTGCAACCCTTATGCGGGGAATGATGGTGATGCAAAAATTATTTGATAAAATGGATCTTGATATTTTAGAAAACAACAAACAAGCTCTATTCACGGCGGAAAAAAAAGTCAACTGA
- a CDS encoding histidine kinase — MAQQTMEISDNIRVSIENGKILSLKTHRITKSVEEYIQKAIDLILDKCDHPTLVPTLYTIIKELAINACKANQKRVFFEERNLDIKNPEDYAKGIVEYKSIFSEEMSNEFGLKAKKKGFYCLVTFAYSQDGMTVEVVNNTPIAKEEEKSLREKLEKGMGYEDIAQFYMDNADNTEGAGLGLALILIMLKGEGIDPNYFRIFIADDSTTARLEIPFTENFKSKRKHH, encoded by the coding sequence ATGGCTCAACAAACAATGGAAATATCCGACAATATTCGAGTTTCGATAGAAAATGGAAAAATATTGTCACTAAAAACTCATCGGATCACTAAATCAGTGGAAGAGTACATTCAAAAAGCCATTGACTTGATTCTTGACAAATGCGACCACCCTACCTTGGTTCCGACTCTCTACACGATTATTAAAGAGCTTGCCATTAATGCCTGCAAAGCAAATCAAAAGAGAGTATTTTTTGAAGAAAGGAATTTGGATATAAAAAATCCTGAAGATTATGCGAAAGGTATTGTTGAATACAAATCTATATTTAGCGAAGAAATGTCCAATGAGTTTGGATTAAAAGCAAAAAAGAAGGGCTTTTATTGTCTTGTGACTTTTGCCTATAGCCAAGACGGAATGACTGTGGAAGTTGTAAACAATACTCCAATTGCAAAAGAAGAAGAAAAGTCTCTTCGAGAAAAATTAGAAAAAGGTATGGGGTATGAAGACATTGCCCAATTTTATATGGACAACGCCGACAATACGGAAGGCGCAGGTCTTGGGTTGGCTCTGATTTTGATTATGTTGAAAGGGGAAGGAATCGATCCGAATTATTTTAGAATTTTTATCGCAGATGATTCTACAACTGCCAGATTAGAAATTCCGTTTACAGAAAATTTTAAAAGCAAGAGAAAACATCATTAG
- a CDS encoding patatin-like phospholipase family protein — translation MIEKASGFMKNKKKALIVEGGGMKGTFAGGALAIMSNIHPSHHFDIVVGVSSGSCSAAYYVTHGVKDTSKIFNNLNVWRHELSGKKLINFLNPLKGKTFLNQEYLVDFLFGEKYPLPLENLDQKKAVPFYIVVSNMKTMLPEYIRITSKNILSVLKAATAVPIATKGKHTLGDKVYSDGALLDPIPIEPVLDAGYKDITVVLNNPIYHKAKKYSKWLSNLSFPGNKQAIWAMQNYHHVRYNRAMEILNNPPKDVTIKVIAPDEKLPTGLLVTDTKKLNLSVDLGMEAAKKFFQKNSSKIKNFLESVQHFHFRN, via the coding sequence ATGATTGAAAAAGCATCCGGTTTTATGAAAAACAAAAAGAAAGCTCTTATAGTTGAAGGAGGTGGAATGAAGGGCACTTTTGCGGGTGGGGCACTTGCGATTATGTCTAATATCCATCCTTCTCACCATTTTGATATAGTGGTTGGAGTTTCTTCCGGTTCTTGCTCTGCCGCTTATTATGTCACACACGGTGTCAAAGACACTTCTAAAATTTTTAATAATTTAAATGTTTGGAGACACGAACTATCAGGAAAAAAACTCATCAATTTTTTAAATCCCTTAAAGGGAAAAACTTTTCTCAACCAAGAATATTTGGTCGATTTTTTATTTGGAGAAAAATACCCACTGCCTTTAGAGAATCTTGACCAAAAAAAAGCAGTTCCATTCTATATCGTAGTATCCAATATGAAAACAATGCTTCCTGAATATATCAGAATCACATCAAAAAATATTTTATCTGTTCTAAAAGCAGCAACCGCAGTCCCTATCGCTACAAAGGGAAAGCATACGTTAGGCGACAAGGTATATTCCGATGGAGCTTTGCTTGATCCGATCCCTATAGAGCCAGTATTAGACGCAGGGTATAAAGATATTACAGTTGTTTTGAACAATCCAATTTATCACAAGGCGAAAAAGTACAGTAAATGGTTGAGTAATCTATCCTTCCCCGGAAACAAACAAGCAATCTGGGCTATGCAAAATTATCATCATGTTCGTTACAACCGTGCAATGGAGATTTTAAATAATCCACCCAAAGACGTAACGATTAAAGTGATTGCACCTGATGAAAAACTCCCTACAGGGTTACTTGTAACTGATACGAAAAAATTAAACCTATCGGTTGATCTTGGAATGGAAGCGGCTAAAAAATTTTTTCAGAAGAATAGTTCAAAGATAAAAAATTTCTTAGAATCTGTTCAACATTTTCATTTTCGGAATTAA